One window of Papaver somniferum cultivar HN1 chromosome 9, ASM357369v1, whole genome shotgun sequence genomic DNA carries:
- the LOC113311672 gene encoding uncharacterized protein LOC113311672 yields MKDKGESSTTTSTTVNCSSPAMLKSNDKENLNDQNLSLRSPCEDPQQTKRRKKRGGYNLRKSLAWNKAFFTDEGVLDPSELSRLSKPSPRLLSSPMLLSSVAEEGGSSFHKGAKVRGAELDLNSVRGNLFSGSPKKPPLNEGRRITSDSMSMTHSSAPKAASPITLASRKVQLTKAPPGSVSPGGGCPRPSTLSSYPSIIVFNRIVFNMRLPNANTVNRTVKDSKIPKPTILKAESSSVSTISKNTAVGSKASKLDRNLPPVIADKSVGLRRGSSLIPEKKANSASSSSSRPYVLRSSKTSVNLSKDKHLSTDLRPPQPVEGTKIGQKTTPHPVLCADKHNAVVTESRAEVDNPAAHNTNCISEDIPNPQTQPTKITGLRMPSPSLRFFDQPKSSASQSNQSVNAQLSNHRDSGIPIARKRSQSNRVVEPKPLLKLDETARLSKAETTKVEVNALSSTSKCSIPPAASIASYTKLKPKIEPSNVQVEANVSASMSSFNQTSSQEESYNLNTDVDKQEVKEENTRRDTHDEVGQHKVNLGSELTHTSVCHTSPAMVQRDKHDEVESRLHDVHMGMELSGNQLPQHAGSPEQFQMDDHPEKQEVARNNKDGEVDQIMHEVNLGSQLNTTSPVCHKSPVQVQNDDQLDKRETAVNKKHDDVESIMHDVHMGMELSGNRLPPDAGSPEQFQMDNLPENQEDVRNNRDGEVDQIMHEVNLGSQLNKTSLVCHTSPVQVQNDDQLEKQEIARDQDHVKVEQIYHGVQMGLKLSDNQSPLHAGSPERFQKGNHLEKQEDARDNIHDEVDQIMDEVNLVPHLSPLTACPIYSEQEHKDSHVEKQEDARHHIQDEVDQIMHEVSLRPELNNQLLASVTYPEQNQAHDDFENQQVASNHIREEVAANHIPDEVVPVSHEVDMDLEMSDDDLSPLCTGYHGVSQGLEMWDVQKDTCVSIPSIQLGDGDDNSVACTSAANVECLEVAHSVNGELGEVAELINQCPDELEKSRSEESQAIHYCGSISDVQTPVGLATQLKESCLKVSSIEKILQLQANNSHFEPPSHLPDQCDISQNCCPEDVNKQAEEQLQVGKPYLNELELVLQENHHMSPMKGSTSLLDAEEHFVKPCPSEVKVDHMLEINDSTSFQNGERLNSTEPLPNELDADQQEGNPLSEINDSTSPLYSADQLNDRRYSSSGAEIDLHGRYPAVNMSDSASILESVSSKALEKGNTLGLLTITHDSIVYASMETTYPSGNMCGSLQLEERDAMDGSKIEHPLEEVAAFQCLESKLLAENHESPCDTPNKYPSEHKVNAGLQSTLKISEDQTANSVATCVTSNGFTDNDLKNCISLEKTHTTPGNSGSPNGELQCELKDGVLPKKSEASIMGSKGNSLEVPNKDALALKYKLNAVPFSDEWLAALEAAGEDVLTMKTGAVQNSPPDKPVPEPSPWSPVKRKHQEIGPFDCTKCTNLPAPPLN; encoded by the exons ATGAAGGATAAGGGTGAGAGTTCTACTACTACTTCTACTACGGTTAATTGTTCATCACCAGCAATGTTGAAGAGTAATGATAAAGAGAACTTAAATGACCAGAATCTAAGCTTAAGGAGTCCTTGTGAAGATCCTCAACAAACAAAAAGGAGGAAAAAGCGTGGGGGATACAATTTGAGGAAAAGTTTAGCTTGGAATAAAGCTTTTTTTACTGATGAAG GTGTTTTGGATCCTTCGGAATTGTCTAGACTTAGTAAACCTAGTCCTAGGCTACTGTCTAGTCCTATGTTGTTGTCTAGTGTTGCTGAAGAAGGAGGTAGTTCTTTTCATAAAGGAGCAAAAGTGAGGGGTGCTGAATTAGATTTAAATTCCGTTAGAGGAAATTTGTTCAGTGGATCACCTAAGAAGCCACCTCTAAATGAAGGTCGAAGGATTACAAGTGATTCAATGTCTATGACCCATTCTTCCGCTCCAAAAGCTGCATCTCCAATAACTCTG GCTTCAAGAAAGGTGCAGCTGACCAAGGCACCGCCTGGAAGTGTGTCTCCAGGTGGAGGTTGTCCAAGACCCTCCACTTTATCTTCATATCCTTCCATTATTGTTTTCAATCGTATTGTCTTTAATAT GAGGCTTCCGAATGCAAATACAGTAAATAGAACAGTTAAAGATTCCAAGATTCCAAAACCCACTATTCTAAAGGCAGAATCTTCTTCAGTTTCTACAATATCCAAGAACACTGCTGTGGGTTCAAAAGCCTCAAAGCTGGATCGAAATCTTCCACCAG TTATTGCAGACAAAAGTGTAGGACTGAGAAGAGGGTCTTCATTGATTCCTGAGAAAAAAGCCAACTCTGCATCCTCCTCCTCCAGTAGGCCATATGTACTTCGTTCAAGTAAAACTTCG GTAAATTTGTCTAAGGATAAGCATTTATCAACTGATTTACGGCCTCCACAGCCTGTAGAAGGTACTAAGATTGGTCAGAAGACGACTCCACATCCTGTTCTCTGTGCTGATAAACATAATGCAGTAGTTACTGAATCTCGTGCTGAAGTTGACAATCCTGCGGCACATAACACTAACTGTATTAGTGAGGATATTCCAAATCCACAAACTCAACCTACAAAAATAACTGGTTTGCGGATGCCTTCGCCATCACTTCGATTCTTTGACCAG CCAAAATCTTCAGCTTCTCAAAGCAATCAATCAGTTAATGCTCAATTAAGCAATCATCGAGACTCGGGTATTCCTATTGCAAGGAAACGTAGTCAATCAAACCGTGTTGTGGAGCCGAAACCTCTACTTAAACTGGATGAGACTGCTAGACTGTCAAAAGCTGAAACTACTAAAGTTGAAGTAAATGCCCTAAGCTCAACTTCGAAGTGTTCGATTCCGCCTGCTGCTAGTATTGCTTCATATACAAAGTTGAAACCAAAGATTGAACCAAGCAATGTGCAGGTTGAAGCAAATGTGTCTGCTTCCATGAGTTCTTTTAACCAGACAAGCAGTCAAGAGGAATCATATAATCTTAATACTGATGTTGATAAGCAGGAGGTGAAGGAAGAAAACACAAGGAGGGACACACATGATGAAGTTGGTCAGCACAAGGTAAACCTGGGCTCGGAGCTAACTCACACATCTGTATGCCACACATCTCCTGCAATGGTCCAAAGAGATAAACATGATGAAGTTGAGTCAAGATTGCATGATGTGCACATGGGTATGGAGCTGAGTGGAAACCAATTGCCACAACATGCTGGATCTCCTGAACAATTCCAAATGGATGACCATCCAGAAAAGCAAGAAGTTGCCAGGAATAACAAAGATGGTGAAGTTGATCAGATTATGCATGAGGTAAACCTGGGGTCGCAGCTAAATACAACATCTCCTGTATGTCATAAATCTCCTGTACAGGTCCAAAATGATGATCAGCTTGATAAGCGAGAAACTGCTGTGAATAAAAAACATGATGATGTTGAGTCAATAATGCATGATGTGCACATGGGTATGGAGCTGAGTGGAAATCGACTGCCACCAGATGCTGGATCTCCTGAACAATTTCAAATGGATAACCTTCCAGAAAACCAAGAAGATGTCAGAAATAACAGAGATGGTGAAGTTGATCAGATTATGCATGAAGTAAACCTGGGATCGCAGCTAAACAAAACATCGCTTGTATGTCATACATCTCCTGTACAGGTCCAGAATGATGATCAGCTTGAGAAGCAAGAAATTGCTAGAGACCAGGACCATGTTAAAGTTGAGCAGATTTATCATGGCGTACAAATGGGCTTGAAGCTGAGTGACAACCAATCGCCACTACACGCGGGATCTCCTGAACGGTTCCAAAAAGGTAACCATCTTGAGAAGCAAGAAGATGCCAGAGATAATATACATGATGAAGTGGATCAGATTATGGATGAGGTTAACCTGGTGCCGCATCTTAGCCCATTGACTGCATGCCCTATATATTCTGAACAAGAACACAAAGATAGTCATGTTGAGAAGCAAGAAGATGCCAGGCATCACATACAAGATGAAGTTGATCAGATTATGCATGAGGTAAGCCTGAGGCCAGAGCTGAATAATCAATTGCTTGCAAGTGTTACATATCCTGAACAGAACCAAGCACATGATGATTTTGAGAACCAACAAGTTGCTTCCAATCACATTCGTGAAGAAGTTGCTGCAaatcacattcctgatgaagttGTACCGGTATCACATGAAGTGGACATGGATTTGGAGATGAGTGATGATGACCTATCGCCACTATGTACTGGTTATCATGGTGTGAGCCAGGGATTGGAGATGTGGGATGTACAGAAAGACACATGTGTCTCTATTCCCAGTATACAATTAGGTGATGGTGATGACAACAGTGTTGCATGTACTTCAGCAGCGAATGTTGAATGCTTAGAAGTTGCTCATTCTGTCAATGGAGAATTGGGTGAAGTAGCAGAGTTGATAAATCAATGCCCAGATGAACTAGAGAAAAGTAGGTCCGAAGAATCCCAAGCAATCCATTACTGTGGGAGTATTTCTGATGTTCAAACCCCAGTAGGTCTCGCAACGCAACTAAAAGAAAGTTGTTTAAAAGTAAGCAGCATAGAAAAGATCCTACAACTTCAAGCTAATAATTCTCATTTTGAGCCTCCAAGTCATCTTCCAGATCAGTGTGATATCAGTCAGAATTGTTGCCCAGAAGATGTCAATAAACAGGCTGAGGAACAACTACAAGTTGGAAAGCCATACCTTAACGAACTTGAGTTGGTTCTGCAAGAAAACCATCATATGTCGCCGATGAAGGGTAGCACTTCACTCCTAGATGCGGAGGAACACTTTGTAAAGCCTTGTCCTAGCGAAGTTAAAGTTGATCACATGTTGGAGATTAATGATAGCACATCATTCCAAAATGGGGAAAGATTGAATTCTACAGAACCTTTACCTAATGAACTTGATGCAGATCAGCAAGAAGGAAATCCTCTCTCGGAGATCAATGATAGTACTTCACCCTTATATTCCGCGGATCAGCTAAATGATAGAAGATATTCCTCTAGTGgagctgagattgatttgcatgGTAGATATCCTGCGGTGAATATGAGTGATAGCGCATCAATACTAGAATCTGTATCTTCTAAAGCATTAGAGAAAGGTAATACATTAGGCTTGCTAACTATTACTCATGATAGTATCGTTTACGCCAGCATGGAAACAACATATCCTAGTGGAAATATGTGTGGAAGTTTGCAACTGGAAGAACGTGATGCTATGGATGGCAGCAAGATCGAGCATCCTCTTGAAGAAGTTGCAGCTTTCCAGTGTTTAGAGAGTAAACTCCTAGCTGAAAATCATGAATCTCCCTGTGACACACCGAACAAGTATCCATCAGAGCACAAAGTTAATGCGGGCTTGCAATCTACTTTAAAGATCAGTGAAGACCAAACTGCAAATTCAGTAGCCACTTGTGTTACTTCCAATGGTTTTACGGACAATGATCTGAAGAACTGTATCTCATTGGAGAAAACCCATACTACTCCTGGAAATAGTGGATCTCCAAATGGTGAACTTCAATGTGAGCTCAAAGATGGTGTGCTCCCCAAAAAGTCCGAGGCATCAATCATGGGAAG CAAAGGAAATTCTCTTGAAGTCCCAAATAAAGATGCTCTTGCGTTGAAGTATAAGCTGAATGCTGTTCCATTTTCCGATGAATGGCTAGCTGCTCTTGAAGCTGCTGGAGAG GACGTTCTAACCATGAAGACGGGTGCAGTACAGAACTCACCACCTGACAAGCCTGTTCCAGAGCCCAGTCCTTGGTCCCCG GTCAAACGCAAGCACCAAGAGATAGGACCATTTGACTGCACAAAGTGTACCAATCTCCCAGCACCTCCCTTAAACTGA
- the LOC113311673 gene encoding F-box/kelch-repeat protein At3g06240-like has protein sequence MGGVSSKSKMGSMDEEENTNEKRCPHLPAEIIIEILFRLPHRSLLKFRCVSKLWSVLFNSPKLIDTIQHNFSIMDRIRNDMYCIDNGSLSASSLLDGIDSRIQKIHCPVVDDHFRISFMASCNGLFCIRTTKRHDCSLWDPSRGDYERIPPPPPDPFPVDKFLYRSGSTFVAIGYGFGYDSKSDDYKFVRFTSYLNLNLSEAEIYSLRSNSWKRIQHISYLLSPQTYKYGVFYNGSLHWQSSSSPKALIALHMTDEFIRGISPPENPDFEKFCNTEYIDVLNGCLSMLYSNVDLGYEVWSMKDYGNKESWIKIYSISKLSIPLETGWFGRLRRIACLKSGEILLEVFHLGMNRTTTEALVLYDMKNETSRFLKYHKDTITSLSFHSYVK, from the coding sequence ATGGGAGGAGTATCTTCTAAGTCCAAGATGGGATCGATGGACGAGGAGGAAAACACGAATGAAAAGAGATGCCCGCACCTACCAGCAGAAATTATCATCGAGATCCTTTTCAGGTTACCTCATCGATCTCTCTTAAAATTCAGGTGTGTATCAAAACTTTGGAGCGTCTTATTTAATAGCCCTAAACTTATTGATACGATCCAACACAACTTTAGCATCATGGATAGAATCCGCAACGATATGTATTgtatagataatggatcattatCCGCATCATCATTACTTGATGGTATTGACAGCCGTATTCAGAAGATTCATTGCCCAGTCGTTGATGATCactttaggattagttttatggCTTCTTGTAATGGGTTGTTTTGCATACGCACTACTAAACGGCATGATTGTAGTTTATGGGATCCATCTAGGGGGGACTACGAACGAATACCTCCACCACCACCTGATCCATTTCCAGTTGATAAGTTTTTATATAGGAGCGGCTCAACATTTGTAGCTATAGGATATGGGTTTGGTTATGACTCCAAGAGTGATGATTACAAGTTTGTACGCTTTACAAGCTATTTAAACTTGAACCTATCTGAAGCTGAGATCTATTCTCTGAGATCGAATTCATGGAAACGAATCCAACATATCTCTTATCTATTATCTCCGCAAACATACAAGTACGGGGTGTTTTATAATGGATCTCTTCATTGGCAGTCATCCTCTTCTCCCAAAGCCTTAATTGCTTTACATATGACAGATGAGTTTATCAGAGGAATCTCACCCCCGGAAAATCCAGATTTTGAAAAATTCTGTAACACTGAATATATTGATGTGCTGAATGGGTGTCTTTCCATGCTTTATAGTAATGTAGACCTTGGTTATGAAGTATGGTCGATGAAGGATTATGGAAATAAAGAGTCATGGATTAAAATTTACAGCATTTCAAAACTGTCTATACCACTTGAAACAGGATGGTTTGGGAGATTGAGAAGGATCGCGTGTTTAAAATCCGGAGAGATTCTATTAGAGGTTTTTCATCTCGGCATGAATCGGACTACTACAGAGGCTTTGGTTTTATATGATATGAAGAATGAAACGTCTAGGTTTCTTAAGTACCACAAGGATACAATAACTTCACTATCATTCCATAGTTATGTGAAATGA